One window of Ictalurus punctatus breed USDA103 chromosome 22, Coco_2.0, whole genome shotgun sequence genomic DNA carries:
- the susd1 gene encoding sushi, von Willebrand factor type A, EGF and pentraxin domain-containing protein 1 isoform X3 — translation MKGTALVLFTATVAIVTDVVVGADVCASCHPNATCDDKTDGSGGKVCNCMYGFVGNGRTYCQDKDECQLGKICGDHSRCHNTYGSYFCTCVSGYSPTNRQAVFIPNDGTYCHDVDECIVDGVCGEGGVCLNTAGDFYCTCRTGYTVQNGSEPFHRHKQSAYCEMVDCGPPPSVRHAVQVPPFLTHYGSIVQFACADGFNRTRGNVAAICGPDGRWSFPSMHCEEVQCGVPPSFPHAVMLWNGVSNVGAEVRYQCVEGFYNTGHEEVCVCTSRGTWSLLHFLCQEIRCGPPPPLLHSVVLWDGSRNIGSKALYECKAGYRSVGTGSVSECDSHGRWTDTRITCKEIRCSDPPVLQHAGRLWDGSVRVSSSVLYYCKEGFYPALGENKSVCTQNGSWSRATLLCREIRCSDPPVLHHAGRLWDGSVRVNSSVLYYCKEGFYPALGENKSVCTQNGSWSRATLLCREIRCSDPPVLPHAGRLWDGSVRVNSSVLYYCKEGFYPALGENKSVCTQNGSWSRATLLCREIRCSDPPVLPHAGRLWDGSVRVNSSVLYYCKEGFYPALGENKSVCTQNGSWSRATLLCREIRCSDPPVLPHAGRLWDGSVHINSSVLYYCKEGFYPALGENKSVCTQNGSWSRATLLCREVLCGVPPSFPHAVMLWNRVSNVGAEVRYQCVEGFYNTGHEEVCVCTSRGTWSLLHFLCQEVNCSEPQPLPHTLLVWNGSSSLGSVALYECEAGYRRVSTARVSVCGSDSQWSPVQLHCEVYCGPIPMLPNAEVLWENGSVAIHHCVKGYYRHTGSDVSVCNTTGRWQVATMRCRELKFSIQSLSVFNQKCLSWRTAAESQGYKQQYTPITNYTITVTSVETGDTATVTANTSIPAPPTPEVGYNEVDSHRPTLRLRRATSMLDPICVYQVIVVPVVGVLVFDCTSSRFCGGEYVAAQLQVCELGLEVNFTLGNREQYGPFYNAPLENGQDYYIILRTVCTWGPERKQSCVIWAKARGTFYATRISALVTFGFIGALGFFSMMVYGCCWFWKGHRF, via the exons ATGAAGGGAACAGCACTCGTCCTGTTTACAGCCACCGTCGCCATCGTCACAG ATGTTGTAGTTGGGGCAGATGTTTGTGCCTCCTGCCACCCGAATGCCACCTGCGATGACAAGACAGACGGCTCTGGAGGGAAAGTGTGTAACTGCATGTACGGCTTCGTGGGAAACGGCAGAACTTACTGCCAAG atAAAGATGAGTGTCAGCTGGGGAAGATCTGTGGCGATCACAGCAGGTGTCACAACACCTACGGCAGCTACTTCTGTACGTGTGTGTCGGGTTACAGCCCCACCAACCGCCAGGCCGTGTTCATCCCCAACGATGGCACATACTGCCACG ATGTGGACGAGTGTATCGTGGACGGTGTTTGCGGTGAAGGCGGTGTGTGTCTGAACACAGCCGGTGACTTCTACTGCACGTGCAGAACCGGATACACAGTTCAGAATGGATCAGAGCCGTTCCACCGTCACAAACAGTCTGCGTACTGTGAGA tggtagATTGCGGTCCCCCTCCCTCTGTCCGTCACGCAGTTCAGGTCCCTCCGTTCCTCACTCATTACGGCAGCATTGTGCAGTTTGCCTGCGCAGATGGTTTCAACAGGACACGCGGAAACGTCGCGGCCATCTGTGGCCCTGACGGACGCTGGAgttttcccagcatgcactgtgaag aggtACAGTGTGGTGTTCCTCCATCGTTCCCTCACGcagtaatgttgtggaatggaGTCAGTAATGTGGGGGCAGAAGTGCGATATCAGTGTGTGGAAGGTTTTTATAACACCGGACacgaggaagtgtgtgtgtgtacgagcaGAGGAACATGGAGCCTCCTGCACTTCCTCTGTCAAG agatccGTTGCGGCCCCCCacctcctctcctccactctgtAGTATTATGGGATGGCAGCAGAAATATCGGCTCTAAAGCTCTGTATGAGTGTAAAGCGGGATATCGCAGTGTGGGAACAGGAAGTGTGTCGGAGTGTGACTCTCACGGGCGCTGGACTGATACTCGCATCACATGCAaag AGATCCGATGCTCTGACCCCCCTGTACTGCAGCACGCTGGCCGGTTGTGGGATGGCAGTGTGCGCGTTAGCAGCTCTGTACTTTATTACTGTAAGGAAGGATTTTATCCTGCACTGggagaaaataaatcagtgtGTACTCAGAACGGTTCATGGAGCAGAGCTACTCTGTTATGTCGAG AGATCCGATGCTCTGACCCCCCTGTACTGCACCACGCTGGCCGGTTGTGGGATGGCAGTGTGCGTGTTAATAGCTCTGTACTTTATTACTGTAAGGAAGGATTTTATCCTGCACTGggagaaaataaatcagtgtGTACTCAGAACGGTTCATGGAGCAGAGCTACTCTGTTATGTCGAG AGATCCGATGCTCTGACCCCCCTGTACTGCCCCACGCTGGCCGGTTATGGGATGGCAGTGTGCGTGTTAACAGCTCCGTACTTTATTACTGTAAGGAAGGATTTTATCCTGCACTGggagaaaataaatcagtgtGTACTCAGAACGGTTCATGGAGCAGAGCTACTCTGTTATGTCGAG AGATCCGATGCTCTGACCCCCCTGTACTGCCCCACGCTGGCCGGTTGTGGGATGGCAGTGTGCGTGTTAACAGCTCTGTACTTTATTACTGTAAGGAAGGATTTTATCCTGCACTGggagaaaataaatcagtgtGTACTCAGAACGGTTCATGGAGTAGAGCTACGCTGTTATGTCGAG AGATCCGATGCTCTGACCCCCCTGTACTGCCCCACGCTGGCCGGTTGTGGGATGGCAGTGTGCATATTAACAGCTCTGTACTTTATTACTGTAAGGAAGGATTTTATCCTGCACTGggagaaaataaatcagtgtGTACTCAGAATGGTTCATGGAGCAGAGCTACTCTGTTATGTCGAG aggtACTGTGTGGTGTTCCTCCATCATTCCCTCACGCAGTAATGTTGTGGAATCGAGTCAGTAATGTGGGGGCAGAAGTGCGATATCAGTGTGTGGAAGGTTTTTATAACACCGGACacgaggaagtgtgtgtgtgtacgagcaGAGGAACATGGAGCCTTCTGCACTTCCTCTGTCAAG aggtgaACTGCAGTGAGCCCCAacctctccctcacacactgcTAGTGTGGAACGGCAGCTCCTCTCTGGGCTCTGTGGCTCTATATGAGTGTGAAGCTGGATATCGGCGTGTTAGCACAgcgagagtgtctgtgtgtggttcCGACAGCCAGTGGAGTCCTGTACAGCTGCACTGcgaag TGTACTGCGGTCCGATTCCTATGCTGCCGAACGCAGAGGTTCTCTGGGAAAACGGCAGCGTCGCCATCCATCACTGTGTTAAAGGTTATTACAGACATACAGGAAGTGACGTATCAGTGTGCAACACCACAGGAAGATGGCAGGTGGCCACTATGCGCTGCAGAG AGCTGAAGTTCAGCATTCAGAGTTTGTCCGTGTTTAATCAGAAATGTCTGAGCTGGAGGACGGCTGCAGAATCACAAGGCTACAAACAGCAGTACACG CCCATCACCAACTACACTATCACTGTGACTTCAGTGGAGACCGGAGACACGGCTACTGTTACTGCTAACACCAGCATACCCg CTCCACCCACTCCCGAGGTCGGGTACAATGAGGTTGATTCCCACCGACCAACTCTACGATTACGAAGAGCCACCAGTATGCTGGACCCAATTTG tgtataTCAGGTGATCGTGGTACCCGTAGTGGGCGTGTTGGTGTTCGACTGTACCTCGTCTCGTTTCTGTGGCGGCGAGTACGTTGCGGCTCAGCTGCAGGTTTGTGAGCTCGGCTTGGAGGTGAACTTCACACTGGGGAACCGAGAGCAATACGGACCCTTCTACAACGCTCCACTGGAGAACGGGCAAGATTACTACATCATCCTGCGCACCGTCTGCACCTGGGGGCCG GAGAGAAAGCAGTCCTGCGTTATCTGGGCCAAAGCCAGAG GAACCTTCTACGCAACCAGGATTTCTGCTTTGGTCACGTTTGGCTTCATCGGCGCTCTGGGTTTCTTCAGCATGATGGTTTACGGCTGCTGCTG GTTTTGGAAAGGACACAGATTTTGA